Proteins from one Enoplosus armatus isolate fEnoArm2 chromosome 4, fEnoArm2.hap1, whole genome shotgun sequence genomic window:
- the camsap1b gene encoding calmodulin-regulated spectrin-associated protein 1-B isoform X2 codes for MDVDLCAGGESTRRKVDLTGVAEGTMDVVPLEMYDSARAKIAANLRWLFAKAYGIDHIPEDLRDPFYTDQYDQEHIKPPVIRLLLSCELYCRVCTLILKTEQAASLQSHLSVIQSLSRKGIYVVESDDTPVTDEDLACMPIKMSAHMPMIDALMMAYTVEMISIEKVVASVKRFSTFSASKELPFDLEDAMVFWINKVNMKMREITEREHKVKHHPLESPSHQKSPSKWYWKLVPVRYRREHASGRQLPFFPLLEDLMRDVCDGAAVLTVVHCYCPDLMKLEDICLKEVPSIADSLYNIQLLREFANEYLNKSFYLTTEDMLYSPLVLKHNVMVFIAELFWWFETVKPEFVQPRDLQEFKDARAIAQPKSARPSVPISNATKRSFLASPGVADNQSSPEVCNSKGGPTFSPSHPLLPLRQRQQKQGEEGAGLRNRSNSLTQMDGQPRGSVVAWPDKRQRPMSTLNPYMFHSATDSDADMASGDSVSLARSISKDSLASNVIVTPKHQTSVHQPPQAAMRRVNGHGLLGNVNIEDEEETLVAVARTDGPVIPKRVDGTQATATVAPKPSTESKPAPDSFYLEPLMPAVLKTAKEKSVCLNKEEESGEGHHSLGRGSLRRGDGSTSAVRRKAPCSLNQTFTPSGEEADLSAEPPQSQAGFRPIATSSVDPSSREPTGGFYLHSDSEEPKSGQVLDAELEDLDEEEEDLDEAVTTKDPNWPRKAFNDDEEESAKLQEDMNVKEHEDKDMNGGSGRSSPCLSAHSQASSMASGSVRMTSFAERKAQQQRFGSNHDLRSSASSSQRTTPDGSESSGPLTSSWRLKRDQSPSSPLGGCSRTGDGSGGANVLASELVQLRMQLEEKRRAIEHQKKKMEVLSARQRQKLGKAAFLHIVKKGGGKSDTLPNPLKADITKDEPSGEKGPSSKDDMCVDALRGGKEGEGTTPPGALEADKKGTSGSFYLEEELDLNECSRSIELLNDAIGSIQQQMMQLSLQQEMLMKQNVQPPPSATPPPPLTSDKNGDSKSGASFHFVEHVSSTSTAPTRKPPKLSSGRSSRSKPSELKIAKEQSRQATRTITPTQSGSETLPHPRQLSGGRSPRTELPDSPRNPTAGETIDRPGSGHIRSATFRLRDEANMRLPTRVDLTAVVTPEVSFDECLSSTMRESELNSSDGSGKENIPSEEMQRSKAHLIEVDMSDLKAPEEEEATEDTTTEGEDGEQKSVMGFFFKDEQKAEDELAKKRAAFLLKQQKKAEEARLRKQQLEAESELKRDEARRKAEEDRLRKEEEKTRRELIKQEYLRRKQQEMFEEQGLVKPKTPKPKQKHRPKTVFREESSSDNFSKGSSTPDNLSNAQSGSSLSLASAATNEADSVNSGGAGSQRCDSVESFPGSRNNSRTAERDWDNGSTASSITSMAEYTGPKLFKEPSAKSNKPIIHNAISHCCLAGKVNEPQKNQILEELDKCESNHLMILFRDGGCQFRALYSYFPDTEEIQKLTGTGPKSISKKMIDKLYKYSSDRKQFTVIPAKTVSVSVDALTIHNHLWQAKRGTVPKKSGK; via the exons atGGATGTTGATTTGTGTGCTGGTGGGGAAAGTACCAGGAGAAAAGTGGATTTGACTGGTGTTGCAGAAGGCACAATGGACGTTGTACCATTGGAGATGTATGACTCGGCCAGAGCAAAAATAGCTGCCAACCTGCGGTGGCTGTTTGCCAAAGCCTATGGCATTG ACCATATTCCAGAGGACTTAAGGGATCCGTTCTACACAGACCAGTACGACCAGGAACACATCAAGCCGCCTGTCATCCGCCTGCTGCTGTCCTGCGAGCTCTACTGCCGTGTCTGCACCCTCATCCTCAAGACAGAGCAGGCGGCATCTCTTCAGTCCCACCTGTCCGTCATCCAGTCTCTATCGAGGAAGGGCATATATGTTGTGGAAAGTGATGATACACCCGTCACAGATGAGGACCTGGCCTGTATGCCCATCAAAATG AGTGCTCACATGCCCATGATCGATGCCCTGATGATGGCTTACACGGTGGAGATGATCAGCATCGAGAAAGTGGTGGCTTCTGTCAAGCGCTTCTCTACCTTCAGTGCCTCCAAGGAGCTTCCCTTTGACCTGGAGGACGCTATGGTCTTCTGGATCAACAAG gtgaACATGAAGATGAGGGAGATTACAGAAAGGGAGCACAAAGTCAAGCACCACCCCCTGGAGTCCCCCAGCCACCAAAAG TCTCCCTCCAAATGGTATTGGAAGCTAGTCCCT GTACGGTATCGTCGGGAGCACGCTTCAGGCCGACAGCTACCCTTCTTCCCACTGCTGGAAGACCTGATGAGGGATGTTTGTGACGGAGCTGCGGTGCTCACTGTGGTCCACTGCTACTGCCCAGACCTCATGAAACTGGAGG ATATTTGCCTGAAGGAAGTACCATCCATCGCTGATAGCCTGTACAACATCCAGCTACTCAGAGAGTTCGCCAACGAGTATCTGAATAAAAGTTTCTATCTGACGACGGAGGACATGCTCTACTCGCCGCTTGTGCTCAAG CACAATGTGATGGTGTTTATTGCTGAACTCTTCTGGTGGTTTGAGACTGTCAAGCCAGAGTTTGTCCAGCCTAGAGATCTCCAAGAGTTCAAAGATG CTCGAGCCATAGCTCAGCCCAAGAGTGCCCGCCCATCAGTGCCTATCTCCAACGCCACCAAGCGCAGTTTCCTGGCCAGCCCTGGTGTGGCTGATAACCAGAGCAGCCCAGAAGTCTGTAACAG taaaggGGGTCCAACTTTCAGTCCCTCCCACCCACTCCTGCCCCTGCGACAGAGGCAACAAAAGCAAGGAGAAGAGGGTGCAG GTCTCAGAAACCGCTCCAACTCCCTGACTCAGATGGACGGACAACCCCGAGGCTCTGTTGTTGCATGGCCTGACAAGAGGCAGAG ACCAATGTCCACACTGAACCCCTACATGTTTCATTCAGCCACAGACAGCGATGCAGACATGGCCTCTGGTGACAGTGTGAGTCTGGCTCGCTCCATAAGTAAGGACAGCCTGGCGTCCAATGTCATTGTCACACCCAAACACCAGACTTCTGTCCACCAGCCTCCACAGGCTGCAATGCGCAGAGTCAACGGCCATGGCCTCCTTGGCAATGTCAACattgaggatgaggaagaaacTCTGGTGGCGGTTGCTAGGACTGATGGTCCCGTCATCCCCAAACGGGTTGACGGGACGCAAGCAACTGCCACGGTGGCACCCAAACCTTCCACTGAGTCCAAACCTGCACCAGATAGCTTTTACCTAGAACCACTGATGCCTGCCGTGCTCAAAACGGCTAAAGAGAAGTCTGTATGCCtaaacaaggaggaggagagtggtgAGGGGCACCACTCTTTAGGAAGGGGCTCTCTACGCCGAGGAGATGGATCTACATCAGCCGTTCGTAGGAAAGCTCCCTGCAGCCTGAACCAAACCTTTACCCCTTCAGGTGAGGAGGCAGACTTGTCAGCGGAGCCTCCACAGAGTCAGGCAGGTTTCAGGCCCATTGCTACCAGCAGTGTGGATCCCTCATCCAGAGAGCCAACCGGGGGTTTCTACCTGCATTCAGATTCTGAGGAACCAAAGTCTGGCCAGGTCCTGGACGCTGAGCTGGAAGACctggatgaagaggaagaggatctGGATGAAGCTGTTACCACTAAAGACCCCAACTGGCCCAGGAAAGCctttaatgatgatgaagaagaatcAGCCAAACTCCAAGAGGACATGAATGTGAAAGAGCATGAGGACAAAGACATGAACGGTGGCAGCGGTCGCTCCAGCCCCTGCCTCAGCGCTCACTCCCAGGCTAGCAGCATGGCCAGTGGCAGTGTGCGTATGACCTCCTTCGCTGAGCGCAAAGCCCAGCAACAGCGCTTCGGCAGCAACCACGACCTACGCTCCAGTGCCTCCAGCTCCCAAAGGACCACTCCAGACGGATCAGAGAGCAGCGGGCCCCTGACTTCCTCCTGGAGGCTGAAAAGAGACCAGAGCCCCTCCTCACCCTTGGGAGGATGCTCTCGTACAGGAGATGGTAGCGGTGGTGCTAATGTACTGGCTTCTGAACTTGTCCAGCTCCGTatgcagctggaggagaaacGACGTGCCATTGagcaccagaagaagaagatggaggttCTGTCGGCGAGGCAGAGGCAGAAGCTGGGAAAGGCAGCCTTCCTGCACATTGTAAAGAAAGGTGGAGGCAAGAGTGACACATTACCCAACCCACTTAAAGCTGACATCACGAAAGATGAGCCCAGTGGGGAGAAAGGACCGTCAAGTAAAGATGATATGTGTGTTGATGCCCTGAGGGGGGgcaaagagggggagggaaCCACCCCGCCAGGTGCCTTAGAAGCAGACAAGAAAGGGACCAGCGGAAGCTTCTATCTAGAAGAAGAGTTGGACCTGAATGAGTGCAGCCGCTCCATCGAGCTGTTGAATGACGCCATTGGCAGCATCCAGCAACAGATGATGcagctgtcactgcagcaggagATGTTGATGAAACAGAATGTACAGCCCCCCCCAAgtgcaactccacctcctcctctcaccagCGACAAAAACGGTGACTCTAAGTCGGGGGCAAGCTTTCACTTTGTGGAGCACGTCTCCAGCACTAGCACTGCCCCCACCCGGAAACCCCCCAAGCTGAGCTCAGGCCGGAGCTCCAGGTCCAAACCATCAGAGCTAAAAATAGCCAAGGAGCAGAGCCGGCAGGCCACAAGGACCATCACCCCCACCCAGAGTGGATCAGAGACTTTACCACACCCAAGGCAGTTATCTGGGGGCAGGTCCCCCAGGACAGAGCTGCCCGACAGCCCCAGAAACCCCACAGCAGGAGAGACAATCGACAGGCCGGGCTCTGGCCACATTAGGAGCGCCACCTTCCGACTTCGTGACGAGGCAAACATGCGCCTACCGACTCGAGTGGACCTGACGGCAGTGGTTACTCCAGAAGTGTCCTTTGACGAGTGCCTGTCCAGCACCATGAGAGAGTCTGAGCTCAATTCTTCAGACGGTTCAGGGAAAGAAAATATCCCATCAGAGGAGATGCAGCGCAGCAAAGCCCACCTGATTGAGGTGGATATGTCAGACCTGAAAGctcctgaggaagaggaggctaCTGAGGACACAACgacagaaggagaggatggagagcagAAGTCAGTCATGGGCTTCTTCTTCAAG GATGAGCAGAAGGCAGAGGATGAGCTTGCTAAGAAGAGAGCAGCGTTCTtgctgaagcagcagaagaaagcTGAGGAGGCTCGACTCCGTAAACAACAACTAGAAGCCGAATCTGAGCTCAAACGAGATGAAGCCAG acGGAAGGCTGAGGAGGACCGCTTGCgtaaagaagaggagaagacgCGGCGAGAGCTGATAAAGCAGGAATATCTGCGGAGGAAGCAGCAGGAGATGTTCGAGGAGCAAGGCCTTGTCAAGCCCAAAACCCCCAAACcgaagcagaaacacagaccCAAGACTGTCTTCAGAGAGGAATCCTCCAGCGATAATTTCTCCAAGGGCTCTTCTACAC cTGACAACCTGAGCAACGCCCAATCAGGCTCAAGTCTGTCCCTGGCCTCCGCTGCGACCAACGAGGCCGACAGCGTCAACTCTGGAGGGGCTGGCTCCCAGCG CTGTGACTCTGTGGAGTCGTTTCCAGGCAGTCGCAACAACAGTCGAACTGCAGAAAGAGACTGGGACAACGGCTCCACTGCATCTTCCATCACTTCTATGGCTGAATATACTG gTCCTAAACTATTCAAGGAGCCCAGCGCCAAGTCGAACAAGCCAATCATCCACAATGCAATCTCCCACTGCTGCCTGGCCGGCAAAGTCAACGAGCCTCAGAAGAACCAGATCCTAGAG GAGTTGGATAAGTGCGAGTCCAACCATCTGATGATCCTGTTTCGTGACGGCGGCTGCCAGTTCAGGGCGCTCTACTCGTACTTCCCCGACACCGAAGAGATACAGAAGCTGACGGGCACAGGACCCAAGAGCATCAGCAAGAAGATGATCGACAAGCTGTACAAGTACAGCTCGGACCGAAAGCAGTTCACCGTCATCCCTGCCAAGACTGTGTCGGTCAGCGTGGACGCCCTGACCATCCACAACCACCTGTGGCAGGCCAAGAGAGGCACTGTGCCAAAGAAAAGCGGAAAATAG
- the camsap1b gene encoding calmodulin-regulated spectrin-associated protein 1-B isoform X1, which translates to MDVDLCAGGESTRRKVDLTGVAEGTMDVVPLEMYDSARAKIAANLRWLFAKAYGIDHIPEDLRDPFYTDQYDQEHIKPPVIRLLLSCELYCRVCTLILKTEQAASLQSHLSVIQSLSRKGIYVVESDDTPVTDEDLACMPIKMSAHMPMIDALMMAYTVEMISIEKVVASVKRFSTFSASKELPFDLEDAMVFWINKVNMKMREITEREHKVKHHPLESPSHQKSPSKWYWKLVPVRYRREHASGRQLPFFPLLEDLMRDVCDGAAVLTVVHCYCPDLMKLEDICLKEVPSIADSLYNIQLLREFANEYLNKSFYLTTEDMLYSPLVLKHNVMVFIAELFWWFETVKPEFVQPRDLQEFKDARAIAQPKSARPSVPISNATKRSFLASPGVADNQSSPEVCNRYFLHPEDTDPLKGGPTFSPSHPLLPLRQRQQKQGEEGAGLRNRSNSLTQMDGQPRGSVVAWPDKRQRPMSTLNPYMFHSATDSDADMASGDSVSLARSISKDSLASNVIVTPKHQTSVHQPPQAAMRRVNGHGLLGNVNIEDEEETLVAVARTDGPVIPKRVDGTQATATVAPKPSTESKPAPDSFYLEPLMPAVLKTAKEKSVCLNKEEESGEGHHSLGRGSLRRGDGSTSAVRRKAPCSLNQTFTPSGEEADLSAEPPQSQAGFRPIATSSVDPSSREPTGGFYLHSDSEEPKSGQVLDAELEDLDEEEEDLDEAVTTKDPNWPRKAFNDDEEESAKLQEDMNVKEHEDKDMNGGSGRSSPCLSAHSQASSMASGSVRMTSFAERKAQQQRFGSNHDLRSSASSSQRTTPDGSESSGPLTSSWRLKRDQSPSSPLGGCSRTGDGSGGANVLASELVQLRMQLEEKRRAIEHQKKKMEVLSARQRQKLGKAAFLHIVKKGGGKSDTLPNPLKADITKDEPSGEKGPSSKDDMCVDALRGGKEGEGTTPPGALEADKKGTSGSFYLEEELDLNECSRSIELLNDAIGSIQQQMMQLSLQQEMLMKQNVQPPPSATPPPPLTSDKNGDSKSGASFHFVEHVSSTSTAPTRKPPKLSSGRSSRSKPSELKIAKEQSRQATRTITPTQSGSETLPHPRQLSGGRSPRTELPDSPRNPTAGETIDRPGSGHIRSATFRLRDEANMRLPTRVDLTAVVTPEVSFDECLSSTMRESELNSSDGSGKENIPSEEMQRSKAHLIEVDMSDLKAPEEEEATEDTTTEGEDGEQKSVMGFFFKDEQKAEDELAKKRAAFLLKQQKKAEEARLRKQQLEAESELKRDEARRKAEEDRLRKEEEKTRRELIKQEYLRRKQQEMFEEQGLVKPKTPKPKQKHRPKTVFREESSSDNFSKGSSTPDNLSNAQSGSSLSLASAATNEADSVNSGGAGSQRCDSVESFPGSRNNSRTAERDWDNGSTASSITSMAEYTGPKLFKEPSAKSNKPIIHNAISHCCLAGKVNEPQKNQILEELDKCESNHLMILFRDGGCQFRALYSYFPDTEEIQKLTGTGPKSISKKMIDKLYKYSSDRKQFTVIPAKTVSVSVDALTIHNHLWQAKRGTVPKKSGK; encoded by the exons atGGATGTTGATTTGTGTGCTGGTGGGGAAAGTACCAGGAGAAAAGTGGATTTGACTGGTGTTGCAGAAGGCACAATGGACGTTGTACCATTGGAGATGTATGACTCGGCCAGAGCAAAAATAGCTGCCAACCTGCGGTGGCTGTTTGCCAAAGCCTATGGCATTG ACCATATTCCAGAGGACTTAAGGGATCCGTTCTACACAGACCAGTACGACCAGGAACACATCAAGCCGCCTGTCATCCGCCTGCTGCTGTCCTGCGAGCTCTACTGCCGTGTCTGCACCCTCATCCTCAAGACAGAGCAGGCGGCATCTCTTCAGTCCCACCTGTCCGTCATCCAGTCTCTATCGAGGAAGGGCATATATGTTGTGGAAAGTGATGATACACCCGTCACAGATGAGGACCTGGCCTGTATGCCCATCAAAATG AGTGCTCACATGCCCATGATCGATGCCCTGATGATGGCTTACACGGTGGAGATGATCAGCATCGAGAAAGTGGTGGCTTCTGTCAAGCGCTTCTCTACCTTCAGTGCCTCCAAGGAGCTTCCCTTTGACCTGGAGGACGCTATGGTCTTCTGGATCAACAAG gtgaACATGAAGATGAGGGAGATTACAGAAAGGGAGCACAAAGTCAAGCACCACCCCCTGGAGTCCCCCAGCCACCAAAAG TCTCCCTCCAAATGGTATTGGAAGCTAGTCCCT GTACGGTATCGTCGGGAGCACGCTTCAGGCCGACAGCTACCCTTCTTCCCACTGCTGGAAGACCTGATGAGGGATGTTTGTGACGGAGCTGCGGTGCTCACTGTGGTCCACTGCTACTGCCCAGACCTCATGAAACTGGAGG ATATTTGCCTGAAGGAAGTACCATCCATCGCTGATAGCCTGTACAACATCCAGCTACTCAGAGAGTTCGCCAACGAGTATCTGAATAAAAGTTTCTATCTGACGACGGAGGACATGCTCTACTCGCCGCTTGTGCTCAAG CACAATGTGATGGTGTTTATTGCTGAACTCTTCTGGTGGTTTGAGACTGTCAAGCCAGAGTTTGTCCAGCCTAGAGATCTCCAAGAGTTCAAAGATG CTCGAGCCATAGCTCAGCCCAAGAGTGCCCGCCCATCAGTGCCTATCTCCAACGCCACCAAGCGCAGTTTCCTGGCCAGCCCTGGTGTGGCTGATAACCAGAGCAGCCCAGAAGTCTGTAACAGGTACTTCCTGCACCCTGAAGACACTGACCCCCT taaaggGGGTCCAACTTTCAGTCCCTCCCACCCACTCCTGCCCCTGCGACAGAGGCAACAAAAGCAAGGAGAAGAGGGTGCAG GTCTCAGAAACCGCTCCAACTCCCTGACTCAGATGGACGGACAACCCCGAGGCTCTGTTGTTGCATGGCCTGACAAGAGGCAGAG ACCAATGTCCACACTGAACCCCTACATGTTTCATTCAGCCACAGACAGCGATGCAGACATGGCCTCTGGTGACAGTGTGAGTCTGGCTCGCTCCATAAGTAAGGACAGCCTGGCGTCCAATGTCATTGTCACACCCAAACACCAGACTTCTGTCCACCAGCCTCCACAGGCTGCAATGCGCAGAGTCAACGGCCATGGCCTCCTTGGCAATGTCAACattgaggatgaggaagaaacTCTGGTGGCGGTTGCTAGGACTGATGGTCCCGTCATCCCCAAACGGGTTGACGGGACGCAAGCAACTGCCACGGTGGCACCCAAACCTTCCACTGAGTCCAAACCTGCACCAGATAGCTTTTACCTAGAACCACTGATGCCTGCCGTGCTCAAAACGGCTAAAGAGAAGTCTGTATGCCtaaacaaggaggaggagagtggtgAGGGGCACCACTCTTTAGGAAGGGGCTCTCTACGCCGAGGAGATGGATCTACATCAGCCGTTCGTAGGAAAGCTCCCTGCAGCCTGAACCAAACCTTTACCCCTTCAGGTGAGGAGGCAGACTTGTCAGCGGAGCCTCCACAGAGTCAGGCAGGTTTCAGGCCCATTGCTACCAGCAGTGTGGATCCCTCATCCAGAGAGCCAACCGGGGGTTTCTACCTGCATTCAGATTCTGAGGAACCAAAGTCTGGCCAGGTCCTGGACGCTGAGCTGGAAGACctggatgaagaggaagaggatctGGATGAAGCTGTTACCACTAAAGACCCCAACTGGCCCAGGAAAGCctttaatgatgatgaagaagaatcAGCCAAACTCCAAGAGGACATGAATGTGAAAGAGCATGAGGACAAAGACATGAACGGTGGCAGCGGTCGCTCCAGCCCCTGCCTCAGCGCTCACTCCCAGGCTAGCAGCATGGCCAGTGGCAGTGTGCGTATGACCTCCTTCGCTGAGCGCAAAGCCCAGCAACAGCGCTTCGGCAGCAACCACGACCTACGCTCCAGTGCCTCCAGCTCCCAAAGGACCACTCCAGACGGATCAGAGAGCAGCGGGCCCCTGACTTCCTCCTGGAGGCTGAAAAGAGACCAGAGCCCCTCCTCACCCTTGGGAGGATGCTCTCGTACAGGAGATGGTAGCGGTGGTGCTAATGTACTGGCTTCTGAACTTGTCCAGCTCCGTatgcagctggaggagaaacGACGTGCCATTGagcaccagaagaagaagatggaggttCTGTCGGCGAGGCAGAGGCAGAAGCTGGGAAAGGCAGCCTTCCTGCACATTGTAAAGAAAGGTGGAGGCAAGAGTGACACATTACCCAACCCACTTAAAGCTGACATCACGAAAGATGAGCCCAGTGGGGAGAAAGGACCGTCAAGTAAAGATGATATGTGTGTTGATGCCCTGAGGGGGGgcaaagagggggagggaaCCACCCCGCCAGGTGCCTTAGAAGCAGACAAGAAAGGGACCAGCGGAAGCTTCTATCTAGAAGAAGAGTTGGACCTGAATGAGTGCAGCCGCTCCATCGAGCTGTTGAATGACGCCATTGGCAGCATCCAGCAACAGATGATGcagctgtcactgcagcaggagATGTTGATGAAACAGAATGTACAGCCCCCCCCAAgtgcaactccacctcctcctctcaccagCGACAAAAACGGTGACTCTAAGTCGGGGGCAAGCTTTCACTTTGTGGAGCACGTCTCCAGCACTAGCACTGCCCCCACCCGGAAACCCCCCAAGCTGAGCTCAGGCCGGAGCTCCAGGTCCAAACCATCAGAGCTAAAAATAGCCAAGGAGCAGAGCCGGCAGGCCACAAGGACCATCACCCCCACCCAGAGTGGATCAGAGACTTTACCACACCCAAGGCAGTTATCTGGGGGCAGGTCCCCCAGGACAGAGCTGCCCGACAGCCCCAGAAACCCCACAGCAGGAGAGACAATCGACAGGCCGGGCTCTGGCCACATTAGGAGCGCCACCTTCCGACTTCGTGACGAGGCAAACATGCGCCTACCGACTCGAGTGGACCTGACGGCAGTGGTTACTCCAGAAGTGTCCTTTGACGAGTGCCTGTCCAGCACCATGAGAGAGTCTGAGCTCAATTCTTCAGACGGTTCAGGGAAAGAAAATATCCCATCAGAGGAGATGCAGCGCAGCAAAGCCCACCTGATTGAGGTGGATATGTCAGACCTGAAAGctcctgaggaagaggaggctaCTGAGGACACAACgacagaaggagaggatggagagcagAAGTCAGTCATGGGCTTCTTCTTCAAG GATGAGCAGAAGGCAGAGGATGAGCTTGCTAAGAAGAGAGCAGCGTTCTtgctgaagcagcagaagaaagcTGAGGAGGCTCGACTCCGTAAACAACAACTAGAAGCCGAATCTGAGCTCAAACGAGATGAAGCCAG acGGAAGGCTGAGGAGGACCGCTTGCgtaaagaagaggagaagacgCGGCGAGAGCTGATAAAGCAGGAATATCTGCGGAGGAAGCAGCAGGAGATGTTCGAGGAGCAAGGCCTTGTCAAGCCCAAAACCCCCAAACcgaagcagaaacacagaccCAAGACTGTCTTCAGAGAGGAATCCTCCAGCGATAATTTCTCCAAGGGCTCTTCTACAC cTGACAACCTGAGCAACGCCCAATCAGGCTCAAGTCTGTCCCTGGCCTCCGCTGCGACCAACGAGGCCGACAGCGTCAACTCTGGAGGGGCTGGCTCCCAGCG CTGTGACTCTGTGGAGTCGTTTCCAGGCAGTCGCAACAACAGTCGAACTGCAGAAAGAGACTGGGACAACGGCTCCACTGCATCTTCCATCACTTCTATGGCTGAATATACTG gTCCTAAACTATTCAAGGAGCCCAGCGCCAAGTCGAACAAGCCAATCATCCACAATGCAATCTCCCACTGCTGCCTGGCCGGCAAAGTCAACGAGCCTCAGAAGAACCAGATCCTAGAG GAGTTGGATAAGTGCGAGTCCAACCATCTGATGATCCTGTTTCGTGACGGCGGCTGCCAGTTCAGGGCGCTCTACTCGTACTTCCCCGACACCGAAGAGATACAGAAGCTGACGGGCACAGGACCCAAGAGCATCAGCAAGAAGATGATCGACAAGCTGTACAAGTACAGCTCGGACCGAAAGCAGTTCACCGTCATCCCTGCCAAGACTGTGTCGGTCAGCGTGGACGCCCTGACCATCCACAACCACCTGTGGCAGGCCAAGAGAGGCACTGTGCCAAAGAAAAGCGGAAAATAG